The Neofelis nebulosa isolate mNeoNeb1 chromosome X, mNeoNeb1.pri, whole genome shotgun sequence genome has a segment encoding these proteins:
- the LOC131502403 gene encoding cytochrome c oxidase subunit 7B, mitochondrial yields the protein MFPMARNALSRLRVQSIQQTMARQSHQKRTPDFHDKYGNAVLASGATFCVAVWAYTATQIGIEWNLSPVGRVTPKEWRDQ from the exons ATGTTTCCTATGGCCAGAAACGCTTTAAGTCGTCTCCGAG ttcaaAGCATTCAGCAAACAATGGCAAGGCAGAGCCACCAGAAACGGACACCTGATTTCCATGACAAATACGGTAATGCTGTATTAGCTAGTGGAGCCACTTTCTGTGTTGCTGTATGGGCTTAT ACAGCAACACAAATTGGAATAGAATGGAACCTGTCCCCTGTTGGCAGAGTCACCCCAAAGGAATGGAGAGATCAGTAG